Sequence from the bacterium genome:
GTTTGAAATAATTGAAAACCAACCATAAAATCAATTTCACTTCAGGTTGTAGTTCTCTTCCAGTTAATGGATTAAATAAATATTGAGTATGGTGTATTTTTTTTATCAAATCAAACTTTTCCGTTTATCCTGTTAAAAAAATGCTATTTCTTTGTCTATTTTCTATTCTAAATCTAAATGGAAATTAATTATAATCTGATGATGTGTTAAAAATGTATTCAAAAGGAGAAATAAATGGATATTGGCGCGCTACAAGGTAAAACTATCTCTGAATTAAGCGAGATTGCACATGACCTGAAAATAGAAGGTGTAAGTAATTTAAGAAAACAGGAACTGATTTTTAAGATCCTCAGGGGGCAGACTGAAAAAAACGGCCTTATTTTCGGGCAGGGAGTTCTGGAGGTTTTGCAGGACGGGTATGGGTTCCTGCGTTCAGAGAAATATAATTATCTTCCCGGTCCGGATGATATATATGTTTCACCGTCACAGATCAGAAAATTTTCACTCAGGACTGGCGATGTTGTATCAGGACAAATACGCCCTCCAAAAGAAGGTGAAAGATATTTCGCCCTTTTGCACGTCGAGGCAATCAATTTTGAAAATCCTGAAATCGCGAAAAGCAAGATACTTTTTGATAACCTGACTCCACTCTATCCTCAAAAAAGGATAAAACTTGAAACAACAAAAACTAATTTATCGATGCGGGTCATGGATCTGATCACTCCCATAGGAAAAGGCCAGAGGGGATTAATTGTAGCCCCGCCCAGAACCGGTAAAACCATGCTTCTTCAGGCAATTGCCAACAGCGTCACGACTAACCACCCTGAAGTAGTGTTAATTGTACTTTTAATTGATGAAAGGCCCGAAGAAGTAACCGATATGCAGCGTTCAGTCAAAGGAGAAGTAATCAGTTCCACGTTTGACGAACCGCCGACAAGGCATGTTCAGGTAGCGGAAATGGTTCTGGAAAAAGCAAAAAGGCTGGTTGAACACCAGAAAGATGTTGTAATCCTGTTAGACAGTATCACCCGTCTCGCGCGTGCTTACAATTCTATTATTCCTTCAAGCGGCAAGGTGCTTTCAGGAGGAATTGATTCGAACGCCCTCCAGCGCCCGAAACGGTTCTTCGGGTCCGCCAGAAATATTGAAGAAGGCGGGAGTTTAACAATACTCGCGACTGCCCTTGTTGACACCGGGAGCAGGATGGATGACGTAATTTTTGAAGAGTTCAAGGGGACCGGAAACATGGAACTGCACCTTGACAGGGGCCTTATAGAAAAACGCATTTTCCCCGCGATTAATGTGGGTAAATCAGGAACAAGGCATGAAGAGCTCTTGATGGAAAAAGACGAGCTCAGCCGTGTATGGCTTCTTTTACGCGTGCTTCACCAGTTAAGCGAAACTGAAATAATGGAATTATTGCTTGAAAAATTAGCCAAAACAAAAAATAACAAAGATTTCCTCGAGTCAATTAACAGCAACGAAAAATAGCCTCCCCTTCCCCTCCTTAAAGAGGGGATTGAGGAACAGCAAAATAATAGAAAGGGGTTTTTCAGAATGAAAGAAGGTATTCATCCAAAATATGAAGAGATCACGGTAACTTGCGCGTGCGGGAATAAATTTGTGACCCGCTCAACTAAAAGCGAGTTAAAATTAGAAATATGTTCACAGTGCCATCCGTTTTTTACAGGAAAACACAAACTTATTGATACTGCCGGCCGGATTGAAAAATTCAGAAAAAAATATAAAAAAGATGATTCCGCTGTTCAAAAAACTGCATGAGCAAGGTCAGGGTTGATATTAAAAGATTGCCGGGGAATGAAGATATCCCCGTTCCCTGTTTTATGAGTAAACACGCGGCCGGCGCGGATATAGCGGCAGCCGTTAAAACACCTGTCACTATCTTTCCCGGTGAAACAAAACTGATCCCTGCCGGCTTGCAAATAGCGTTGCCGCCAGGTTACGAGGCCCAAATCAGGCCGAGAAGCGGTTTGGCGCTAAAACACAGTATTGGAATCTTGAACAGCCCCGGTACTATTGATGCTGATTACAGAGGCGAGATAGGAATCATAATGATAAATCTGGGAAAATCGCCTTTTGTAATTAACCGCGGAGACCGCATTGCCCAGATGGTTATCAATAAAGTGTCTCAGGTTGAATTTATTTTAAAAGACGGCCTTCCTGAAACAAAAAGAAATGACGGCGGGTTCGGGCACACGGGGAAATAAAAAAGTAAATGCGTATGCGCGTGAAAGCGTTTAAGCGTTAAAATATAAATTCGCATTTACGCTTCTACGCATCAACGCTTTAACTTCCTTTTATCTTTTTGTTAAAAAAGATAAAATAACAATCCCTCCCAGAATTATTCTATAATATCCAAACAACTTAAAATCCCTTTTGCTTATGAAATTCATAAAACCGGCAATTACTATCCATGCGACAAGAAAAGAAACAATAAATCCAACCGAAAGAGATACAAGCTCGCTTGAAGACAAAACCATGCCAGCCTTCAAAAAAGAATAAGCTGATGCCGCTGCAATTGTAGGAATGGCCAGATAGAATGAAAATTCCACAGCAACAATTCGTGAACATCCGAGAAGCATCGCCCCGATTATAGTCGCGCCGGACCTGGATGTTCCGGGTATCATCGCAAGGCACTGGATGAGGCCGATAAGAAAAGAAGTCTTATAATTTAAATTTTCAATTGTCTGAATTTTATCGCATGTTTTCCGGCCTTCTAAAAGAATCAGCGCAATTCCGCCGATTACAAGCGCCACGGCAACGGTTACAGGATTAAATAACAGCTCCTCTATTTGCTTTTTGAATAACGCGCCGATAAACAAGGCGGGAATTACTCCCATAATTGTCTTTTTCCAAATATCAAATATTTTATCTCTTTCAACCAGACTCTTCTTCCCAAACGGCAAAATCCTGCTCCTGAAAAACACAATTACGGATAAAATAGCGCCAAGCTGTATTACGATATCAAACATCTTTGTGAACCGTTCGCTGAAGGAAATATACTGGTTTACAAGAATCAAATGCCCCGTTGAGGAAACAGGCAGAAATTCAGTAACCCCTTCGACTATGCCGAGAATAACAGCTTTAACTATATCATTCATATATCAATCTTTTAACGTTTAGGAAGATTTTCAAGATATTTTAATACCGTAAAAACCGGGTATGCGTTTTTGTAATCGTCTGTGCCTGCCACATACACTTTCTCGGGAAGAGCTTCCCCTTCAAATATTCTTTCCTCGACAAGAACCTTGTCCAGCCAGTCAACGATCGATACTTTCGCGAAACCCCTGTAGGCATCTCCTATAACCTGGCCTGTCTTTTCGTCAGTATAATACCCCTCTTTCTCCCTGAACCACTCTATTAATAGCACTGTGCCCACTTCCTGCGGCTTTTCAGCCTTTAATACATCAGATAATCCAAGGTATGTCTGGGAATCAACGGTCTTTGTCCCGGTATCGATTGTCACTATTTTGCCTCTCACATAAGGCTCACCGCTGTAATCCTTCGTTATCTCCGTTTCCAGGTAGGATTGAATCTGTGGCAGAAAGACCTTCATCCTGCCTTCGTTACTCATGCCCGTGATAAAGATTTTTATCAGCGCGTATACTATAAGCAGAATAAACGTTATAAAAAATAGGATTAATTTTCTCTTCATGGTTTAAAAGGATTTTATTTTATCTGATACGAATGGACTTGTCAAGCGGAACAAACAGCCTTCTTTTATACTTTGCCTTTAAATTATTGCCATTGTATAATATTCAGTAAGTAAAGGAAAAATAAAATGGTTAAAACGGAGCGGGAACTAAAAAACGCCATTAAAAGCAGGGCAATGGCATACGCGTTTATTTATGAAGAAATGAAGAAAAATCTGGGAGTAAAAAAAACGGATAAATTTTTTTCAAAAAGCATCTATAAGTTTGGAGAATCGAAATGCGGAAAATATAAAGAGGCCATTGAAAAAGGCGGCCTGAAAGCTCTCGCGAAGGAATTCGTAAAATCCTCGCCTCTCGGCGGTAAAATTTTCAGGCCGGGAATAGAAAAAGTGAATGAAAAAGAATGTATTCTTACCATGAAAGCATGCCCTCTGGTTGAGGCATGGAAAGAAAATAAATTTTCGGACGATAAAATCAAAACATTATGAGATATCGCCTATCAAATCGACCTCGGCACATTTCATGCCTGCGGATTGAATGTTGAATTTACGCACAGGATTGGAGCGGGGGATAAAAAGTGCAGGATGGTTTTTAATAATCTAAAAATATATAGCGGTCACACATGTCTT
This genomic interval carries:
- the rho gene encoding transcription termination factor Rho; this encodes MDIGALQGKTISELSEIAHDLKIEGVSNLRKQELIFKILRGQTEKNGLIFGQGVLEVLQDGYGFLRSEKYNYLPGPDDIYVSPSQIRKFSLRTGDVVSGQIRPPKEGERYFALLHVEAINFENPEIAKSKILFDNLTPLYPQKRIKLETTKTNLSMRVMDLITPIGKGQRGLIVAPPRTGKTMLLQAIANSVTTNHPEVVLIVLLIDERPEEVTDMQRSVKGEVISSTFDEPPTRHVQVAEMVLEKAKRLVEHQKDVVILLDSITRLARAYNSIIPSSGKVLSGGIDSNALQRPKRFFGSARNIEEGGSLTILATALVDTGSRMDDVIFEEFKGTGNMELHLDRGLIEKRIFPAINVGKSGTRHEELLMEKDELSRVWLLLRVLHQLSETEIMELLLEKLAKTKNNKDFLESINSNEK
- the rpmE gene encoding 50S ribosomal protein L31, coding for MKEGIHPKYEEITVTCACGNKFVTRSTKSELKLEICSQCHPFFTGKHKLIDTAGRIEKFRKKYKKDDSAVQKTA
- the dut gene encoding dUTP diphosphatase, which produces MSKVRVDIKRLPGNEDIPVPCFMSKHAAGADIAAAVKTPVTIFPGETKLIPAGLQIALPPGYEAQIRPRSGLALKHSIGILNSPGTIDADYRGEIGIIMINLGKSPFVINRGDRIAQMVINKVSQVEFILKDGLPETKRNDGGFGHTGK
- a CDS encoding undecaprenyl-diphosphate phosphatase → MNDIVKAVILGIVEGVTEFLPVSSTGHLILVNQYISFSERFTKMFDIVIQLGAILSVIVFFRSRILPFGKKSLVERDKIFDIWKKTIMGVIPALFIGALFKKQIEELLFNPVTVAVALVIGGIALILLEGRKTCDKIQTIENLNYKTSFLIGLIQCLAMIPGTSRSGATIIGAMLLGCSRIVAVEFSFYLAIPTIAAASAYSFLKAGMVLSSSELVSLSVGFIVSFLVAWIVIAGFMNFISKRDFKLFGYYRIILGGIVILSFLTKR
- a CDS encoding L-2-amino-thiazoline-4-carboxylic acid hydrolase; this translates as MVKTERELKNAIKSRAMAYAFIYEEMKKNLGVKKTDKFFSKSIYKFGESKCGKYKEAIEKGGLKALAKEFVKSSPLGGKIFRPGIEKVNEKECILTMKACPLVEAWKENKFSDDKIKTL